A stretch of Spirosoma oryzicola DNA encodes these proteins:
- a CDS encoding GTP-binding protein yields MASQTIQPAIQKATDKRLPVTVLSGFLGAGKTTLLNHVLHNRQGLKVAVIVNDMSEVNVDAALVRQEGTLSRTEEKLVEMSNGCICCTLREDLIIEVEKLAKEGRFDYLLIESSGISEPLPVAQTFTFQSDSSVDEAHAVDLSRFARLDTLVTVVDGFNFYRDFGSVDTVYDRELNEDAADTRTIVNLLTDQIEFADVIIVNKTDLISSQQSGELKAILRKLNPKAKLVDCQFSKIDPAEILNTGRFDFDEASQSAGWIQELQNQRSGKGHTPETEEYGISSFVFRDRRPFHPVRFWNYLSENFPAGIIRSKGLFWLASRPDDALNFSQAGGSLRAESAGVWWASMPFNQRIQYGSFLENRTQIEARWHKRFGDRQNELVIIGQDVNQEQVTKELQDCLCTELELKHLESGGSFKDPFPVWE; encoded by the coding sequence ATGGCAAGTCAAACTATACAACCAGCGATTCAGAAGGCGACGGACAAGCGATTGCCTGTCACGGTATTGAGCGGCTTTCTGGGAGCCGGAAAAACCACGTTGCTCAATCACGTTCTGCACAACAGACAAGGGCTGAAAGTAGCCGTTATCGTCAACGACATGAGCGAAGTCAATGTCGATGCCGCGCTCGTTCGGCAGGAGGGTACACTCTCGCGAACCGAAGAGAAACTGGTCGAGATGTCGAATGGTTGTATTTGCTGCACCTTGCGCGAAGACCTGATCATTGAGGTCGAAAAACTGGCGAAGGAAGGCCGGTTCGATTACCTGCTTATCGAGTCGTCGGGCATTTCGGAGCCTTTGCCCGTCGCGCAGACGTTTACATTCCAATCCGATAGTTCGGTCGATGAGGCCCATGCTGTTGACTTGTCGCGTTTCGCCCGATTAGACACGCTGGTAACAGTTGTTGACGGGTTTAATTTTTACCGCGACTTCGGCAGTGTCGATACCGTTTATGACCGTGAACTAAACGAAGATGCCGCCGATACCCGAACCATTGTCAATTTGCTGACGGATCAAATCGAGTTTGCCGATGTCATCATTGTCAATAAAACCGATCTGATCAGTAGCCAGCAATCGGGGGAATTGAAAGCTATCCTGCGCAAACTCAATCCAAAAGCGAAACTGGTAGACTGTCAGTTCAGTAAGATTGATCCAGCCGAAATCCTGAACACGGGCCGGTTTGATTTCGATGAAGCGTCGCAATCGGCGGGATGGATTCAGGAGTTGCAGAACCAGCGAAGCGGAAAAGGACACACGCCCGAAACTGAAGAGTATGGTATTTCTTCCTTCGTGTTCCGTGACCGGCGACCGTTTCATCCGGTGCGCTTCTGGAACTACCTGAGCGAAAATTTCCCGGCGGGTATCATTCGCAGTAAGGGACTTTTCTGGCTTGCTTCCCGACCCGACGATGCGTTGAACTTCAGCCAGGCTGGCGGTAGTCTGCGAGCCGAGTCGGCAGGGGTTTGGTGGGCTTCCATGCCTTTTAACCAGCGCATACAGTACGGGTCTTTTTTGGAAAATCGCACTCAAATCGAAGCTCGCTGGCACAAACGCTTCGGCGACCGGCAAAACGAGCTGGTCATTATCGGTCAGGATGTAAACCAGGAGCAAGTAACCAAGGAATTACAGGACTGCCTGTGCACGGAGCTTGAACTAAAACACCTGGAGTCGGGTGGCAGCTTCAAGGACCCGTTTCCTGTCTGGGAGTAA
- a CDS encoding acyl-CoA thioesterase, with product MAIDQAESITERIAAAETRVVKAVFPNTTNHYDTLFGGTALQLMDEVAFITATRFSRKRMVTVSLDKINFTKSIPAGTIIELIGRVEHVGNTSIRIAVEIFVEEMYSMERHHAIHGTFTFVALDEDKKPIRIL from the coding sequence ATGGCCATTGATCAAGCCGAATCGATTACCGAACGAATTGCAGCCGCTGAAACCCGTGTTGTCAAAGCCGTTTTTCCGAATACAACCAATCATTACGATACCCTTTTTGGCGGTACCGCGCTCCAATTGATGGACGAAGTAGCGTTTATTACGGCGACACGCTTTTCGCGTAAGCGGATGGTCACTGTGTCGCTGGACAAAATCAATTTCACCAAATCCATACCGGCCGGAACGATCATAGAACTTATCGGTCGGGTCGAACACGTGGGTAACACGAGCATTCGAATTGCCGTCGAAATTTTCGTCGAAGAAATGTACTCAATGGAACGCCATCACGCCATCCACGGCACATTTACGTTTGTCGCTCTGGACGAAGACAAAAAGCCAATTCGCATTCTGTAG
- a CDS encoding cysteine-rich CWC family protein codes for MSCPSSSKHEHIACPRCQRPFECRVGSINLCQCQSITLTETQQHYIRSLYEGCLCADCLCALRTDYNNQTHQEKVNQLVHGH; via the coding sequence ATGAGTTGTCCGTCCAGCAGTAAGCACGAGCATATCGCCTGTCCACGTTGCCAACGACCTTTCGAGTGTCGTGTGGGTAGTATCAACCTGTGCCAGTGTCAGTCAATTACTCTGACCGAAACGCAACAGCACTACATTCGTTCATTGTATGAAGGGTGTCTGTGCGCCGACTGTCTGTGTGCCTTGCGAACCGACTACAATAACCAGACTCACCAAGAAAAAGTAAACCAATTAGTACATGGCCATTGA
- a CDS encoding PAS domain-containing protein → MDFCGIYDKQVAEHYKTAYITPLWIGWEFRQKPVLPTGTAGWMALAKSNEWDLPANVRHDLQSGKWAVVVTDTTQVIQYVNTNFEQMTGYRNHEVVGRRPVFLQGAETDPSSRHRIRKALEKHRVIEEQVVNYRKDQSKYWCHITIRPILNRQKQVVNFIAFEQEFETNELSVQQ, encoded by the coding sequence ATGGATTTCTGCGGAATATACGATAAGCAAGTAGCGGAACACTATAAAACGGCATACATTACACCTTTGTGGATTGGGTGGGAATTCAGACAAAAACCCGTACTGCCTACCGGTACAGCGGGCTGGATGGCACTGGCCAAATCAAATGAGTGGGATCTTCCCGCAAACGTCCGTCATGACCTGCAAAGTGGCAAATGGGCCGTCGTCGTAACCGATACGACGCAGGTAATTCAGTACGTAAATACTAATTTTGAGCAGATGACGGGCTACAGAAACCACGAAGTTGTAGGCCGTCGTCCCGTATTTTTGCAGGGAGCAGAGACTGACCCATCATCGAGACACCGCATCAGGAAGGCGCTCGAAAAACATCGTGTCATTGAAGAACAGGTAGTGAATTACCGTAAAGACCAATCCAAATACTGGTGTCATATCACGATCAGACCTATCCTCAACCGGCAAAAACAGGTTGTTAATTTTATCGCCTTCGAGCAGGAGTTTGAAACGAATGAGTTGTCCGTCCAGCAGTAA
- a CDS encoding cation diffusion facilitator family transporter gives MAHEHHHDHGHHHGPTVLTSINRALIIGAVLNSVYVAVEFIAGFYYNSLALTADAGHNLSDVASLLLSLLAFRLARVRNTTNFTYGYRKSTVLASLTNAIILSVTIGAIIWESIQRFRHPEPVPGVSVAWVAGFGILVNASSALLFFRDKEHDLNVKGAYLHLLADALVSLGVVVAGLLISYTGWVWLDPISGLVVAGVILGSTWRLLNDSLRLSLDGVPADIQLTDVLTDLRTINGVRDVHHVHVWAMSTTENALTAHLVLDPGLSDQQITALKHDARHRLEHRNISHATLETEVVAETDCEAENC, from the coding sequence ATGGCACACGAGCATCACCACGACCACGGCCATCACCACGGACCGACTGTCCTGACATCAATCAACCGGGCGTTGATTATTGGGGCCGTTCTCAACTCGGTTTACGTAGCCGTAGAATTTATTGCTGGTTTTTATTACAACTCGCTCGCCCTAACCGCCGATGCAGGCCACAATCTGAGCGATGTAGCCAGTCTTTTGCTTTCCCTGCTGGCCTTTCGGCTGGCCCGTGTACGCAACACGACCAATTTTACGTACGGTTACCGAAAAAGCACAGTATTGGCATCGCTGACCAACGCCATTATTTTGTCCGTTACCATCGGAGCTATTATCTGGGAAAGTATTCAGCGCTTCCGACACCCCGAACCGGTCCCTGGTGTATCCGTGGCCTGGGTCGCTGGTTTTGGCATACTAGTCAATGCGTCTTCGGCGCTGCTTTTTTTTCGCGATAAAGAGCATGATCTGAACGTTAAAGGAGCCTATCTACACTTGTTGGCCGATGCTTTAGTTTCCTTGGGAGTCGTTGTTGCAGGGCTGCTGATCAGTTATACCGGCTGGGTCTGGCTCGACCCTATTAGCGGTCTGGTTGTAGCGGGTGTCATTCTGGGCTCAACATGGCGACTTCTGAACGACAGCCTGCGCCTTTCACTCGACGGCGTTCCGGCTGACATTCAACTTACGGATGTGCTTACCGATCTTCGGACCATCAACGGCGTTCGGGATGTGCACCACGTACACGTTTGGGCCATGAGCACAACCGAAAACGCCCTTACGGCGCACCTCGTTCTAGATCCTGGCTTGTCGGATCAGCAGATAACAGCGCTAAAGCACGACGCCCGACACCGGCTTGAACACCGCAACATTAGCCATGCTACGCTTGAAACCGAGGTCGTCGCCGAAACCGACTGCGAAGCCGAAAACTGTTGA
- a CDS encoding antibiotic biosynthesis monooxygenase family protein, translated as MIAKTPEPPYYAVIFTSVRTDVAEGYGDMAIRMVELAEQQPGFLGAESARNAEGGALGITVSYWESLEAIRNWKRHAEHQLAQQIGRERWYERYKTRICRVERDYDFEQ; from the coding sequence ATGATCGCTAAAACACCCGAACCCCCTTACTACGCTGTTATTTTTACGTCTGTTCGAACGGACGTAGCGGAAGGATACGGCGACATGGCTATCCGCATGGTTGAGCTGGCGGAGCAGCAACCTGGATTTCTCGGAGCGGAATCGGCTCGAAACGCGGAGGGGGGAGCACTTGGTATCACGGTTTCTTATTGGGAAAGTCTGGAGGCCATTCGCAACTGGAAAAGACATGCCGAGCACCAACTAGCGCAGCAGATCGGACGCGAACGCTGGTACGAACGCTACAAAACCCGCATCTGCCGGGTGGAGCGTGACTATGATTTCGAGCAGTAG
- a CDS encoding NAD(P)/FAD-dependent oxidoreductase yields the protein MDTSDQLDVIIIGGSNAGLSAALTLGRSLRNVLVIDGGKPCNRQTPHSHNFLTQDGETPAHIATIAKEQILRYPSVTFLTDLATEARQESDGFIVETANGHSFRSRKVLLATGIEDIMPSINGFAECWGRSVLHCPYCHGYEVHGQRLGILANGETAYELARLIQHWSPDLTVFTNGPATLTNDQSEVISQLGIPVVTAEIAEIEHQSGQLERLRFTDGSTHELDAIFSRVPFRQHTTLAQQLGCLAAESGLIKADEFGETNIPGVYVAGDNSSPMRQVAAAIASGSKAAAMLNRQLIAEELSARLVKADAVQ from the coding sequence ATGGATACCAGTGATCAATTAGATGTCATTATTATAGGAGGAAGCAACGCGGGTCTGAGTGCTGCACTGACATTGGGGCGCTCGTTACGAAACGTGCTTGTCATTGACGGTGGCAAGCCTTGCAACCGACAGACGCCCCACTCCCATAATTTCTTGACCCAGGACGGCGAAACACCCGCTCACATAGCCACCATCGCCAAAGAACAGATCCTTCGCTATCCGTCTGTTACTTTCCTGACTGACCTCGCCACCGAAGCGCGTCAGGAATCGGATGGCTTCATCGTTGAAACGGCCAATGGTCATTCGTTTCGTTCACGCAAAGTACTATTAGCGACGGGTATTGAGGATATCATGCCTTCTATCAACGGTTTTGCGGAATGCTGGGGACGCTCTGTGCTGCACTGCCCGTATTGCCACGGCTACGAAGTACACGGCCAGCGACTGGGCATTCTGGCCAATGGCGAGACGGCTTACGAACTGGCCCGACTGATTCAGCATTGGAGTCCTGATTTGACCGTATTTACCAACGGTCCAGCAACGCTGACAAACGATCAGTCGGAGGTGATTAGTCAGTTGGGCATACCCGTCGTTACGGCTGAAATCGCGGAGATTGAGCACCAGTCTGGTCAGTTGGAAAGACTACGTTTTACAGATGGCTCCACCCACGAACTGGACGCTATTTTCAGCCGGGTTCCGTTTCGCCAGCATACTACGCTTGCTCAGCAACTAGGCTGTCTCGCTGCGGAATCAGGTCTGATCAAAGCGGACGAATTTGGTGAAACAAACATTCCTGGTGTGTACGTGGCGGGCGACAACAGTTCGCCCATGCGACAGGTTGCCGCTGCCATTGCGAGTGGTAGTAAAGCAGCCGCTATGCTGAATCGTCAGTTGATTGCCGAAGAATTAAGCGCCCGACTTGTTAAAGCAGATGCTGTCCAGTAG
- a CDS encoding family 43 glycosylhydrolase: MRFLACLLLVLSCFCRVVAQQRTYCNPMDISYRYNFEQLNEKISYRSGADPVIINHKNEYYLFVTIQGGWWHSKDLVNWKYVVPDKWPMEDMCAPAALSVRDTLYLFQSTFEQRPIFISTEPEKGKLLFYNRWLPRLPKDIGPWDPALFHDDDTDRWYMYWGSSNVYPIFGAELDKNRKLTYAGNNPAEAYKAMLWLDPYQHGWERFGPNHSDPFKPFTEGAWMTKYNGKYYLQYGAPGTEYNVYGNGTYVGKEPLGPFEYAPYNPVAYKPGGFATGCGHGNTFQDNFGNYWNTGTTWIGYNWGMERRIAMNPAGFDKDDQLFANTRFGDFPHYLATKKIPSGNGTDSDALFTGWMLLNYKKPVVASSTLSIPTDSVRVAANVADENPRTFWVAAQNRPGETLTTDLGTEREIRAVQVDYIDYKQTLYESDSTVYTQFKILTSIDNKKWDVVADLSKEPKRDRACAYVELAKPVRARYVRYEHLYVAGSHLAINAFRLFGNGFGKAPATPVLTAKRQKDQRNADLSWSKVPGAVGYNIRWGIAPDKLYQTYQFWNDQPNTFELRALNVGVPYYFAIEAFDENGVSVLSKAIDDGSGLGKK, translated from the coding sequence ATGCGGTTCCTAGCCTGTTTACTTCTGGTTTTATCCTGCTTCTGCCGGGTCGTTGCTCAACAGCGAACGTACTGCAATCCAATGGACATCAGCTACCGGTACAACTTTGAGCAACTGAACGAGAAGATTTCGTACCGCTCAGGAGCCGATCCGGTCATCATTAACCACAAAAACGAGTATTACCTGTTCGTCACCATTCAGGGCGGCTGGTGGCACTCGAAAGACTTAGTCAACTGGAAATACGTCGTTCCCGACAAATGGCCCATGGAGGACATGTGTGCTCCGGCGGCCCTGTCGGTGCGCGACACCTTGTACTTGTTTCAATCTACGTTCGAGCAACGTCCTATTTTTATTTCGACGGAACCCGAAAAAGGAAAGCTGCTCTTTTATAACCGCTGGCTTCCCCGCCTGCCCAAAGACATTGGTCCCTGGGACCCGGCCCTTTTTCACGATGACGACACCGACAGGTGGTACATGTACTGGGGTTCTTCCAACGTTTACCCGATTTTCGGCGCCGAACTCGACAAGAATCGTAAGCTGACCTACGCGGGCAATAATCCGGCGGAGGCTTATAAGGCAATGCTCTGGCTCGACCCCTACCAGCACGGTTGGGAACGGTTCGGACCAAACCATTCGGACCCATTCAAACCGTTTACCGAAGGAGCCTGGATGACGAAATACAACGGAAAATATTACTTGCAATACGGTGCGCCCGGTACCGAGTACAACGTTTACGGCAACGGTACTTACGTTGGGAAAGAGCCGCTTGGCCCGTTTGAGTATGCGCCTTACAATCCGGTAGCCTACAAACCGGGCGGCTTTGCCACGGGGTGTGGTCACGGCAACACGTTTCAGGATAATTTCGGCAACTACTGGAATACGGGTACCACCTGGATTGGCTACAACTGGGGCATGGAACGACGAATCGCTATGAATCCGGCGGGCTTCGACAAAGACGATCAGTTATTTGCCAATACCCGGTTCGGCGACTTTCCCCATTATTTGGCTACCAAAAAAATACCGAGCGGGAATGGTACCGACAGCGATGCGCTATTTACGGGCTGGATGCTTCTCAACTACAAAAAACCGGTCGTGGCCTCCTCAACGCTATCCATTCCAACCGATTCCGTACGAGTGGCCGCTAACGTAGCCGACGAAAATCCGCGTACGTTCTGGGTAGCGGCTCAGAATAGACCGGGCGAAACCTTAACCACCGACTTAGGTACCGAACGGGAAATCCGGGCGGTCCAGGTCGATTACATCGATTACAAACAAACCCTGTACGAGTCCGACTCCACGGTATACACGCAGTTTAAAATCCTGACGTCGATCGACAACAAAAAATGGGATGTTGTGGCTGATCTCAGCAAGGAGCCTAAGCGCGACCGGGCCTGTGCCTACGTAGAACTAGCCAAGCCCGTCCGGGCGCGGTATGTACGCTACGAACACCTATACGTAGCTGGTTCCCATCTGGCAATCAACGCATTTCGCCTATTTGGCAACGGATTCGGTAAAGCTCCGGCAACGCCTGTCCTAACCGCTAAGCGTCAGAAAGACCAGCGGAATGCAGACCTGTCGTGGAGCAAAGTACCGGGGGCCGTGGGCTACAATATCCGCTGGGGTATTGCTCCCGACAAGCTATACCAGACTTATCAGTTCTGGAACGATCAACCCAACACCTTCGAATTGCGGGCGCTGAACGTTGGTGTCCCCTATTATTTCGCCATCGAAGCGTTCGATGAGAATGGGGTATCCGTGTTAAGCAAAGCCATTGACGATGGTTCTGGATTGGGGAAAAAGTAA
- a CDS encoding GNAT family N-acetyltransferase gives MQFSFRNDQPDVAVAILREVGQWLVDNDRQLWNVDALTLENLIDNFTRDKLYVMYANRDDGSEPEPAATFVLQWEDPLYWPDIPAHTSGFIHKLAIRRPFNGQNLFASIIEFCQNECRKQGIHSIQLETDAGRPKLMQFYERHGFQPTYQRDVQEFDVSFTCQFYILNF, from the coding sequence ATGCAATTCTCTTTTCGAAACGACCAGCCCGACGTAGCCGTTGCTATTCTTCGCGAGGTAGGCCAATGGCTTGTTGACAACGACCGTCAACTCTGGAACGTTGATGCGCTCACGCTGGAAAACCTTATCGACAATTTTACGCGGGATAAGCTTTACGTGATGTACGCCAATCGGGATGACGGAAGCGAACCCGAACCGGCAGCAACCTTTGTGCTTCAATGGGAAGATCCGCTCTACTGGCCTGATATTCCAGCTCATACGTCGGGATTTATCCACAAATTAGCGATCCGACGCCCTTTCAACGGACAAAACCTGTTTGCGTCGATAATCGAATTTTGTCAGAACGAATGTCGGAAACAGGGCATTCACTCCATCCAGCTCGAAACCGACGCCGGGCGGCCAAAACTCATGCAATTTTACGAACGCCACGGTTTTCAGCCCACCTACCAACGTGACGTGCAGGAGTTTGATGTATCGTTTACGTGCCAGTTTTATATACTGAATTTCTGA
- a CDS encoding MFS transporter produces the protein MPEPNQRTSRDFRLYHIYAIILIDVIVGSAVGPILPEFVRGLQKPQLWLAVGTALFLGVQLFSAPLLGKLSDGYGRRPIFIISSIGTFLADCLLLPVRVGFYFANRISDGVTNGMYATVRSSITDISPKDQLFKNLGIEGAIISLGFVIGPAASGLLLTTFDIVEGHQAKVVAIMAVVLSSVNMILSWTLRETHPNPPGVDVSALKSELVQSLSVHTLWRRLMDKEKQHRGLKQLVLMQLALTLAVGYYFYFVTFASFGELHMDAKAISYFFMYFGGLSVVISYVFYAYIADRINQQKAIFWLALLGTPILGGYGLIGTSVFSLYVLVTFDCLTFSLIQGLIEGLMARLTTDEDRGEIFGINQALQGLASFVTTIVLGILSLVDLRLPFAWFAVCLAAVAWLASRRVGTHKAI, from the coding sequence ATGCCCGAACCGAATCAGCGAACAAGCCGCGATTTTCGTCTGTATCACATTTATGCAATCATCCTGATTGACGTCATTGTCGGTTCGGCGGTCGGTCCTATTTTGCCGGAGTTCGTCCGGGGGTTACAGAAGCCTCAGCTCTGGCTAGCGGTTGGTACAGCACTTTTCCTGGGTGTACAGTTGTTTTCGGCTCCGCTCTTGGGCAAACTTTCTGACGGGTACGGTCGCCGGCCCATTTTTATTATCTCATCCATCGGTACATTTCTGGCCGACTGTCTGCTTTTGCCCGTACGCGTCGGTTTTTACTTTGCCAATCGGATCAGCGATGGCGTTACCAATGGCATGTATGCCACCGTACGATCATCGATCACCGATATTTCGCCGAAAGATCAACTGTTTAAAAACCTGGGCATCGAAGGCGCAATTATTTCGCTGGGCTTTGTGATTGGTCCGGCTGCGTCGGGCCTATTGCTGACCACCTTCGATATCGTTGAAGGACACCAGGCCAAGGTAGTCGCCATCATGGCGGTGGTGTTGTCGAGCGTGAACATGATCTTGAGCTGGACGCTTCGGGAAACGCACCCGAACCCACCTGGTGTAGACGTTTCGGCACTTAAAAGCGAACTTGTTCAATCGCTCAGCGTTCATACGCTCTGGCGTCGCCTGATGGACAAAGAGAAGCAGCACCGTGGCTTGAAACAGCTTGTACTGATGCAGTTGGCGCTGACTCTGGCCGTCGGTTACTACTTTTACTTCGTTACGTTTGCCAGCTTTGGCGAACTACACATGGACGCGAAAGCAATTTCTTATTTTTTCATGTACTTCGGCGGATTGAGCGTTGTGATCAGCTATGTTTTTTACGCGTACATCGCCGACCGTATCAACCAGCAGAAAGCAATTTTCTGGCTGGCTCTGCTGGGTACGCCTATACTTGGTGGTTATGGACTCATCGGTACGTCTGTCTTTTCGCTGTACGTTCTGGTTACGTTTGACTGCCTCACGTTTTCGCTGATCCAGGGTTTGATCGAAGGGCTGATGGCTCGACTGACCACCGACGAAGACCGTGGCGAAATATTCGGAATCAACCAGGCGTTGCAGGGCTTGGCCAGCTTCGTCACCACCATTGTGCTCGGCATCTTGTCCCTGGTTGACCTACGGTTACCGTTTGCCTGGTTTGCCGTTTGTCTGGCCGCAGTAGCCTGGCTAGCCAGCCGACGTGTAGGAACCCATAAAGCAATCTAG
- a CDS encoding putative quinol monooxygenase, with amino-acid sequence MLVRIVRMTFQEDKLSDFHTIFDDSKHQIRAFPGNRFLQLLSDPDHPNVRMTYSLWDSAEELDAYRKSELFRTTWAAIKVLFAERAIAFSGENLETIPLLDEA; translated from the coding sequence ATGCTCGTCCGTATTGTCCGTATGACCTTTCAGGAAGACAAACTTTCCGACTTCCACACTATTTTCGACGACTCAAAGCATCAGATTCGGGCATTCCCCGGCAATCGCTTTCTTCAACTGCTAAGCGATCCGGACCATCCTAACGTTCGGATGACGTATAGCCTTTGGGATTCTGCCGAAGAGCTGGACGCTTACCGCAAAAGTGAATTGTTTCGCACGACATGGGCCGCAATTAAAGTGTTATTCGCCGAACGAGCCATTGCTTTTTCGGGAGAAAACCTGGAAACGATACCGCTTCTTGACGAAGCCTGA